A window from Citrus sinensis cultivar Valencia sweet orange chromosome 3, DVS_A1.0, whole genome shotgun sequence encodes these proteins:
- the LOC127900737 gene encoding disease resistance protein RPV1-like: MPSSSNPRNYYKYDVFVSFRGDDTRDNFTSHLYSGQSRQNIQTFIDDQLNRGDEISESIAYAIESPAISVIIFSEGYPFSRWCLHELVKILKYKKEYAHIVIPGFYRGDPSEVRSQTGSFGNSFSKLEERFNENSEKLQSWRNATKEAASFMAFILPESELIKEVVNQILKRLAEVLLCDKENQLVGRESRVEIIESLLAAESKDVYILGIWGVGSIGKTTIARAN, translated from the exons ATGCCTTCTTCTTCTAATCCCCGTAACTACTATAAATATGATGTTTTTGTTAGTTTCAGAGGAGATGACACACGTGACAACTTTACTAGCCATCTCTATTCAGGTCAGTCTAGACAAAATATCcaaactttcattgatgaccaACTTAATAGAGGGGATGAAATTTCAGAGTCAATTGCGTATGCAATTGAATCACCAGCCATTTCAGTTATCATATTCTCTGAAGGCTATCCATTTTCCAGATGGTGTCTCCATGAACTTGTGAAGATCCTCAAATACAAGAAAGAGTATGCACATATTGTGATACCGGGTTTCTATCGAGGTGATCCGTCAGAGGTGAGAAGCCAAACAGGGAGTTTTGGGAATTCATTTTCGAAACTTGAAGAAAGATTTAACGAGAATTCAGAGAAGCTGCAGAGTTGGAGGAATGCTACGAAGGAAGCAGCAAGTTTTATGGCTTTCATTCTC CCTGAATCGGAACTTATAAAAGAAGTtgttaatcaaattttgaagagATTGGCTGAGGTGCTTCTGTGTGATAAGGAAAACCAATTGGTTGGAAGAGAATCAAGAGTTGAGATAATTGAATCACTATTAGCTGCTGAGTCGAAAGATGTTTACATTTTAGGGATTTGGGGCGTCGGTAGTATAGGCAAGACAACAATTGCAAGAGCTAATTAG
- the LOC127901494 gene encoding disease resistance protein RUN1-like → MASSSSLHFQHNRNDVFLSFKGEDTRDNFTSHLYSALSQKCIETFIGNDLKRGDEISQSLGDAVEVSSIYIIFSESDASSSWCLDELLKIVECRTNYGQIVVAVCYRVEPSHVRKQIGSFEDSFSKLEERFPDKMQTGKKHICLDVAYFLKEERSDMVLSFLDACGFFAGIGLPVLVNRCLITVSHSNTITMHDSLGDMEREIVQKESINYPGECSPLWHHKDIYEVLIVNTHHCKLKHKSIGASSPSFIPPLNKLVILNLSEYVSLNSLPAEILHLEFLKKLNLLGCSKLKRLPEFSSSGKIEEIWLDGTAIEELPSSIGCLSRLLYLYLSDCKRLKSLPSSLSQLKSLKLLNLHGCSNLQRLPDDFGNLEASNSTLYAKGTAAKREVPSSIVGSNNNLYELSLDRSWGGDKQMGLSSPITLPLDGLHTTLTSLYLNYCGILELPDSLGQLCSL, encoded by the exons atggcttcttcttcttctcttcattttcaacACAATAGGAACGATGTTTTCCTTAGTTTCAAAGGAGAGGACACCCGTGATAACTTTACTAGCCATCTCTATTCAGCTTTGTCTCAAAAATGTATTGAAACTTTCATTGGCAACGATCTAAAGAGAGGAGATGAAATTTCACAGTCTCTTGGGGATGCAGTTGAAGTATCAAGCATCTATATCATTTTCTCAGAAAGTGATGCTTCTTCAAGTTGGTGTCTCGATGAACTTTTAAAGATCGTAGAATGCAGGACCAATTATGGACAGATTGTGGTAGCAGTCTGTTATCGCGTGGAGCCGTCACATGTGAGAAAGCAAATTGGGAGTTTTGAGGATTCATTTTCGAAACTGGAAGAACGATTTCCAGACAAGATGCAAACTGGGAAGAAGCATATTTGTTTAGATGTTGCATATTTCTTGAAAGAAGAGCGTAGCGATATGGTATTAAGTTTCCTTGATGCCTGCGGCTTCTTTGCTGGAATAGGATTGCCTGTGCTTGTCAATAGGTGTCTCATAACGGTATCACACTCCAACACGATAACAATGCATGACTCACTAGGAGATATGGAAAGAGAAATTGTCCAGAAAGAATCAATCAATTATCCAGGAGAGTGCAGTCCATTATGGCATCACAAAGATATTTATGAAGTTTTGATAGTAAACACG CATCATTGTAAGTTAAAGCATAAAAGCATTGGAGCCTCCAGCCCGTCGTTTATTCCACCTCTGAACAAGCTTGTTATCCTCAACCTAAGCGAATACGTAAGCTTGAACAGTCTTCCAGCTGAAATACTTCACTTGGAATTTCTCAAAAAGCTTAATCTTTTAGGCTGCTCAAAACTGAAGAGGCTTCCAGAGTTCTCATCATCTGGTAAAATAGAAGAGATATGGTTAGACGGAACTGCAATTGAAGAACTGCCCTCATCCATCGGGTGTCTCTCTCGATTGTTGTACTTGTACCTCAGTGATTGTAAAAGGCTTAAGAGTCTCCCAAGCAGCCTAAGTCAGCTGAAATCTCTAAAACTTCTTAATCTCCATGGTTGTTCAAATCTTCAGAGATTGCCTGACGATTTTGGAAATTTAGAAGCTTCGAACAGTACTTTGTATGCTAAAGGAACTGCTGCTAAAAGAGAAGTACCATCATCCATTGTTGGTTCGAACAATAACCTTTATGAATTAAGTTTGGATAGAAGCTGGGGGGGTGATAAACAGATGGGTTTATCATCGCCTATCACATTACCTTTAGATGGCTTGCACACGACTCTAACGTCCTTATATCTAAATTATTGTGGCATCCTGGAATTACCTGACAGTCTTGGTCAGTTATGCTCACTGTAA